One segment of Acidobacteriota bacterium DNA contains the following:
- a CDS encoding ankyrin repeat domain-containing protein, with product MTFKSIFSGSWFVLLLVASTLAAQPGPVCENWNTREYFLAATVEDVTSCLEAGSDVGAQTENGRTPLHFAAWNSKNPVVVKTLLKAGAKPDALSKNGNTALILAAWGNGNPQVLEALLEGGADPNVRNKSGNTPLHDAARANRNPAVTRVLLTAGSDLAARDVKGRTPLHQAAASGKVPAVIDLLLSAGADPNAQDAEGKTPWDLAQANEALKGTRTYIRLHTAQFESSN from the coding sequence ATGACATTCAAGTCCATTTTTTCCGGAAGCTGGTTTGTGCTATTGCTGGTTGCTTCCACGCTTGCGGCTCAGCCGGGCCCTGTCTGCGAAAATTGGAACACGCGGGAGTATTTCCTGGCAGCGACGGTCGAGGACGTAACCTCCTGTCTTGAAGCCGGCAGCGACGTCGGAGCGCAGACGGAAAATGGCCGCACGCCTCTGCACTTCGCGGCCTGGAACAGCAAGAATCCGGTGGTGGTCAAGACACTGCTGAAGGCGGGAGCAAAACCGGACGCTCTTAGCAAGAATGGGAATACCGCTCTGATACTGGCGGCCTGGGGGAACGGTAATCCGCAAGTGTTGGAAGCGTTGCTTGAGGGCGGGGCCGATCCGAACGTACGGAACAAGTCCGGCAACACGCCGCTGCACGATGCGGCTCGTGCCAACCGGAATCCAGCGGTGACAAGGGTACTGCTCACGGCCGGTTCAGACCTGGCGGCGCGAGACGTCAAGGGCCGTACTCCCTTGCATCAGGCCGCAGCCAGCGGCAAGGTTCCAGCCGTGATCGATCTCCTGCTTTCGGCGGGAGCCGACCCCAATGCTCAAGATGCGGAGGGCAAGACCCCCTGGGACCTGGCCCAGGCCAATGAGGCGCTCAAGGGAACCAGGACCTACATTCGCCTTCACACGGCTCAGTTCGAGTCTTCGAACTGA
- a CDS encoding di-heme enzyme gives MKLHANLSRMPGRILPLLLLGLLGAQTVAGQQSFPWELPKGVPEPRVPADSPMTRERVDLGRHLFYDTRLSGNGTQACATCHRQELAFTDGRALAVGSTGETHPRSAMSLINAAYRDALTWANPSLTTFEEQILVPMLGTDPVELGLAGQEERVYAELARDPVYRQLFASSFPEEDSPVNRANIVMALASFLRSIVSFRSPFDRYRFDREASAMSMAAHRGRNLFFSIRTRCAGCHMGHNVSIDLGLNLDGGSKTASSPPDSPPVFMFHNTGLYNLSGPIVYPADNTGLHRHTGEIADVGKFRIPSLRNIAVTAPYMHDGSIRTLEEVLDHYVAGGRAPNPQQSKSIEPLKLSKADRRNLIAFLESLTDRQALQDPRWSNPWTERGQRQKARSLALPGELGPTDALPIWSNLQVRVTP, from the coding sequence TTGAAACTGCACGCCAACCTCTCGAGGATGCCGGGTCGCATTCTTCCGCTGCTTTTGTTGGGGCTGCTTGGCGCCCAGACTGTTGCCGGTCAACAGTCTTTCCCCTGGGAGCTTCCCAAGGGCGTGCCGGAGCCGCGGGTGCCGGCAGACTCGCCGATGACACGGGAACGGGTGGATCTGGGCCGGCACCTCTTCTACGACACGCGGCTCTCGGGCAACGGGACCCAGGCCTGCGCCACCTGTCACCGGCAGGAGCTGGCCTTTACGGACGGACGGGCATTAGCGGTCGGTTCCACCGGAGAAACCCATCCCCGGAGCGCCATGTCGCTCATCAATGCGGCCTACCGCGACGCCCTGACTTGGGCCAACCCGTCGCTGACGACCTTCGAAGAACAGATTCTCGTGCCCATGCTGGGAACGGATCCTGTTGAGCTGGGCCTGGCCGGACAGGAGGAGCGAGTCTACGCCGAGCTGGCACGGGACCCGGTGTATCGGCAACTCTTCGCGTCGTCGTTTCCCGAAGAGGACTCTCCCGTCAACAGGGCCAATATCGTGATGGCGCTGGCCTCGTTTCTGCGCTCGATCGTCTCGTTCCGGTCGCCCTTTGACCGGTATCGCTTTGACCGGGAGGCCTCTGCCATGTCGATGGCGGCCCACCGGGGGAGGAATTTGTTCTTCTCCATCCGGACCCGTTGCGCCGGCTGTCACATGGGCCACAATGTGTCCATCGATTTGGGATTGAATCTGGACGGCGGTTCCAAGACCGCCTCCAGCCCGCCGGATTCCCCACCGGTATTCATGTTCCACAATACCGGCCTCTACAACCTTTCGGGTCCGATTGTCTATCCCGCCGATAACACGGGCCTCCACCGGCACACGGGCGAGATTGCAGACGTCGGGAAGTTTCGAATCCCCTCCCTGCGCAACATTGCCGTCACCGCTCCCTACATGCACGACGGCAGCATTCGAACGCTCGAGGAAGTGCTCGATCACTACGTAGCCGGCGGCCGCGCCCCCAATCCTCAGCAGAGCAAATCCATCGAGCCTCTGAAACTCAGCAAGGCCGATCGGCGCAATCTGATTGCTTTCCTGGAGAGTCTGACCGATCGGCAGGCTCTGCAGGACCCTCGCTGGAGCAATCCGTGGACGGAAAGAGGCCAAAGGCAAAAAGCCCGATCTCTTGCCCTGCCGGGGGAGCTTGGACCTACCGATGCATTGCCGATCTGGAGTAACTTACAAGTAAGGGTGACGCCATGA
- a CDS encoding cache domain-containing protein produces the protein MKIPHCRSILVPLLLSLVSPALATQDTCADRSIVAGAVRTLQDAKTLTQCAYEFVHEVGFEEARRAFNEDERWKNGPTYVFVSEVTPLSDQARLFVFPPARYREGGSLGLLIDVYGNDYYKEQHRIASGFGEGFIYYSFLNPATGRDEPKATYIKSIDWMGNSAAIGVGVYRRDLPGTCRSEEVNAAMLDSDPSEARLQEFVRCAAMDLDSRGYFASTSLANDPRWRSGSIYLFGLDTYGYTFFSGSREASWIGSELSSNYVGGFGGRNVLGVADAFGESFLYYSNRNPATGQWQRKVTFIKRVTSFGVPVLIGAGYYLD, from the coding sequence ATGAAAATACCGCATTGTCGTTCCATTCTTGTTCCCTTGCTTCTCTCCCTCGTCTCTCCGGCCCTGGCTACCCAGGACACCTGCGCGGACCGTTCCATCGTGGCCGGCGCCGTCCGGACCTTGCAGGACGCCAAGACTCTGACCCAATGCGCCTACGAGTTTGTCCATGAGGTGGGCTTCGAGGAGGCTCGCAGGGCCTTCAACGAGGACGAACGCTGGAAGAACGGCCCGACCTATGTCTTCGTCTCCGAAGTCACGCCGTTGAGCGACCAGGCCCGGCTGTTCGTCTTTCCCCCGGCCCGGTACAGGGAAGGGGGCTCGCTTGGACTGTTGATCGATGTCTACGGCAACGACTACTACAAGGAGCAGCACCGTATCGCGAGCGGATTCGGCGAGGGCTTCATCTACTACTCCTTCCTCAACCCGGCCACGGGCAGGGACGAGCCCAAGGCGACCTACATCAAGAGCATCGACTGGATGGGTAACTCGGCTGCCATTGGCGTAGGGGTGTACCGGCGTGACCTGCCCGGCACCTGCCGGAGCGAGGAGGTCAACGCCGCCATGCTCGACTCCGATCCGTCGGAGGCGCGTTTGCAGGAGTTTGTTCGCTGCGCCGCCATGGATCTGGATTCGAGGGGCTATTTCGCCTCGACCAGCCTGGCCAACGACCCCCGCTGGCGTAGCGGCTCCATCTACCTGTTCGGCCTGGACACTTACGGCTACACCTTCTTCAGCGGCTCCCGCGAGGCTTCCTGGATCGGGTCCGAGTTGTCTTCCAATTATGTCGGCGGCTTCGGCGGGCGGAATGTTCTGGGAGTTGCCGATGCTTTCGGTGAGTCTTTCCTCTACTACTCCAACCGGAATCCGGCCACCGGCCAGTGGCAGCGCAAGGTGACCTTCATCAAGAGGGTAACCTCCTTCGGAGTTCCGGTGCTCATCGGCGCGGGCTACTACCTGGATTGA